The Vibrio sp. NTOU-M3 genomic sequence GCACGGTGGAAACCTCAGGGTTGCGTCCAGTTTTAGATAATTGAATTGTGGGCTGAGCGATGCTTAGCCAATGTCTCATGTAGAGGCGAAACATTACGCCCTTTAGCTACAAAAGCAGAGACAGTGTCAGGTAGTTTTTCCAAAACCGAACGAGCGTCGTCTTCACTGGAAAACTCAGCAAACACGCACGATCCAGTCCCGGTCAATCTCGACGGCGCGTATTGTAGCAGCCATGAAAGTTGCTTATCAACCTCTGGGTACAGCATTCGAACAATTTTTTCGCAATCGTTTTCGTAAGGAGTGGAAAGAAGTGTTGCCAGCGCTCGCTTCGGCGTATCTCGTGTTAATTGTGGGTGAGTAAAAATATCTGCCGTTGCGATAGCCACATTTGGACGAACGACTAAATACCATTGTTCTTTAGGTTCGGCTTGACTGAGTTTTTCACCAACACCTTCTGCAAATGCGGCGAAACCTCGGACAAATACTGGGACATCGGCTCCT encodes the following:
- the ispE gene encoding 4-(cytidine 5'-diphospho)-2-C-methyl-D-erythritol kinase, yielding MITSTTQWPSPAKLNLFLYITGQRENGYHELQTLFQFVDHGDTLIITANSSGDIALTPEIPGVPLQDNLIWKAATALQKYANCELGAHIELNKILPMGGGIGGGSSNAATVLVALNYLWQLALSDDELAQIGLHLGADVPVFVRGFAAFAEGVGEKLSQAEPKEQWYLVVRPNVAIATADIFTHPQLTRDTPKRALATLLSTPYENDCEKIVRMLYPEVDKQLSWLLQYAPSRLTGTGSCVFAEFSSEDDARSVLEKLPDTVSAFVAKGRNVSPLHETLAKHRSAHNSII